In Sphingopyxis sp. FD7, a single window of DNA contains:
- the lptG gene encoding LPS export ABC transporter permease LptG — translation MHQLHFFPSRTMALYVGRLFLFRTFAILFALVLILQTLDLLGESGKILAVAGNSDSDVWRYVGMRMPQIIETFLPFSVLLGTILTMVTLNQNSEVVAMKAAGMSAHQVLAPLFLAALLVAGISFAFNERIVTRSTAALSAWQKVEYRRVPADSGVRSNIWVRDGDDLINAETVETAGAAVVLRGVTIYERTGGVLSSMLSADSARALPGGGWEMTNARRFERRSGTLAPLGTIIAARDVRPDQFTLAQVDGDELPFLKLKAAIDDLEAAGRPVEALKGVLWHKISGPLSAILMPLLGAVAAFGLARSGKLFVRAIIGMALGFAYFVADNFALAMGDLGAYSPFLAAWGPFILFALIGEMILIRTEE, via the coding sequence ATGCACCAGCTTCATTTTTTCCCCTCGCGCACCATGGCGCTCTATGTCGGGCGGCTGTTCCTGTTCCGCACCTTTGCGATCCTCTTCGCGCTCGTCCTGATTCTGCAAACGCTCGACCTGCTCGGCGAAAGCGGCAAGATCCTGGCGGTCGCGGGCAATAGCGACAGCGACGTGTGGCGCTATGTCGGGATGCGGATGCCGCAGATCATCGAGACTTTCCTGCCCTTTTCGGTGCTGCTCGGCACGATATTGACGATGGTGACGCTCAACCAGAACAGCGAGGTCGTCGCGATGAAGGCCGCGGGCATGTCGGCGCATCAGGTGCTGGCGCCGCTGTTCCTCGCCGCGCTGCTGGTTGCCGGGATCAGCTTTGCCTTCAACGAACGCATCGTCACGCGTTCGACCGCGGCGCTCAGCGCGTGGCAGAAGGTCGAATATCGGCGCGTCCCCGCCGACAGCGGGGTGCGCAGCAACATCTGGGTGCGCGACGGCGACGATCTGATCAACGCCGAAACGGTCGAGACTGCGGGCGCAGCAGTCGTGCTGCGCGGCGTCACCATCTATGAACGCACCGGCGGCGTGCTGTCGTCGATGCTGTCGGCCGACAGCGCGCGCGCGCTGCCCGGCGGCGGCTGGGAAATGACGAACGCGCGGCGCTTTGAGCGCCGGTCGGGGACGCTCGCGCCGCTGGGCACGATCATTGCGGCGCGCGATGTGCGCCCCGACCAGTTCACGCTGGCGCAGGTCGATGGCGACGAACTGCCCTTTCTGAAGCTGAAGGCCGCGATCGACGACCTCGAAGCCGCGGGGCGCCCGGTCGAGGCGCTGAAAGGCGTGCTGTGGCACAAGATTTCGGGGCCGCTGTCGGCGATATTGATGCCGCTCCTGGGCGCGGTCGCGGCGTTCGGGCTGGCGCGATCAGGCAAGCTGTTCGTGCGCGCGATCATCGGCATGGCGCTGGGCTTCGCCTATTTCGTCGCCGACAATTTCGCTCTCGCGATGGGCGATCTGGGGGCGTATTCGCCGTTCCTGGCGGCGTGGGGGCCGTTCATATTGTTCGCGCTGATTGGTGAGATGATTTTGATCAGGACCGAGGAATAG
- the lptF gene encoding LPS export ABC transporter permease LptF produces MNKLPAIDRYIARLIFFPMLGTLVLSAMLLVLEKMLRLFDFVATEGGPVSVVWRMLANLIPEYLSLGIPIGLMLGILLAFRRLATSSELDVLKGVGMSFGRLMRMPYVYAVALAALNLAIVGFIQPYARYAYEGLQFELRSGALGASIKVGEFTRLGDRMTLRIEESYNEGRSLRGIFVRGEQRDGQRVSATASRGQFLATDDPETIILRLSQGVLIHESPKFAVPRVLTFDNHDLPIPLPKIEAFRLRGGADREMTIPELFVAGKDSSQSEQTRLESRANFHFRIVEVMSMFLIPLIAVALAVPPKRSTSSLGVFLSIVLLVTQHKINQYAEDLGARGAVDPLIALWVPFLLFAALAIWMYYTIAHVPGGQPIGALERVAAKGAGRLRSLIRLFQREQRPG; encoded by the coding sequence TTGAATAAGCTGCCTGCCATCGACCGCTACATCGCGCGGCTCATCTTTTTCCCCATGCTCGGTACGCTTGTGCTGTCGGCGATGCTGCTCGTGCTCGAAAAGATGCTGCGGCTGTTCGATTTCGTCGCGACCGAGGGCGGGCCGGTCAGCGTCGTGTGGCGGATGCTCGCGAACCTGATTCCCGAATATCTTTCGCTCGGCATTCCGATCGGGCTGATGCTGGGGATTCTCCTGGCTTTCCGAAGGCTTGCGACGTCGAGCGAGCTCGACGTGCTGAAAGGCGTCGGCATGAGTTTCGGGCGGCTGATGCGAATGCCCTATGTCTACGCCGTCGCGCTCGCCGCGCTCAACCTGGCGATCGTCGGCTTCATTCAGCCCTATGCCCGCTACGCCTATGAAGGCCTGCAGTTCGAACTGCGCTCGGGCGCGCTCGGCGCGTCGATCAAGGTCGGCGAGTTCACCAGGCTGGGCGACCGGATGACGCTGCGCATCGAGGAGAGCTATAATGAGGGCCGCAGCTTGCGCGGCATTTTCGTGCGCGGCGAGCAGCGCGACGGCCAGCGCGTGTCGGCGACGGCGTCGCGCGGGCAGTTCCTGGCCACCGACGATCCCGAAACGATCATCCTCAGGCTGTCGCAGGGGGTGCTGATCCACGAATCGCCCAAGTTCGCGGTTCCGCGCGTGCTGACCTTCGACAATCACGACCTGCCGATCCCGTTGCCCAAGATCGAGGCGTTCCGCCTGCGCGGCGGCGCCGATCGCGAAATGACGATCCCCGAGCTGTTCGTCGCGGGCAAGGACAGCAGCCAGAGCGAACAGACGCGGCTCGAATCGCGCGCCAATTTCCACTTCCGCATCGTCGAGGTGATGTCGATGTTCCTCATTCCGCTGATCGCGGTCGCGCTGGCGGTGCCGCCGAAACGGTCGACCTCCTCGCTCGGCGTCTTCCTGTCGATCGTGCTGCTCGTCACCCAGCACAAGATCAACCAATATGCCGAGGATCTGGGCGCGCGCGGCGCGGTCGATCCGCTGATCGCGCTCTGGGTGCCCTTCCTCCTCTTCGCGGCGCTCGCGATCTGGATGTATTATACGATCGCCCATGTTCCGGGCGGCCAGCCGATCGGCGCGCTCGAGCGGGTCGCGGCGAAGGGTGCCGGGCGGCTCCGCAGTCTGATCCGTCTGTTCCAGCGCGAGCAAAGGCCGGGCTGA
- a CDS encoding DUF2141 domain-containing protein: MSKFVSGLIAVALLAAGSTAHAMGRVIPNDLANCRSGPSTLVQINGIKASSGKIRVQSYRGTSTDWLEKGRWLARIEVPARAGSMTVCVPLPEAGVYGIAVRHDVNGNGKTDISKDGGGMSNNPSINIFNLGKPSYKKTAFSVGDAPRTISITMKYM, translated from the coding sequence ATGTCGAAATTTGTATCGGGCCTGATTGCCGTCGCTCTGTTGGCGGCGGGGTCCACGGCGCATGCCATGGGCCGGGTGATCCCGAACGATCTCGCTAATTGCCGCAGCGGACCGTCGACGCTGGTTCAGATCAACGGAATCAAGGCGTCGAGCGGCAAGATTCGCGTGCAAAGCTATCGCGGAACGTCGACCGACTGGCTGGAAAAGGGCCGCTGGCTGGCGCGTATTGAGGTGCCGGCGCGCGCCGGATCGATGACCGTTTGCGTCCCCCTGCCCGAAGCGGGGGTCTACGGTATCGCCGTGCGGCACGACGTCAACGGCAATGGCAAGACCGACATCAGCAAGGATGGCGGCGGCATGTCGAACAATCCGAGCATCAACATCTTCAACCTCGGCAAGCCGAGCTACAAGAAGACGGCCTTTTCGGTTGGCGATGCGCCGCGGACCATCTCGATCACGATGAAGTATATGTGA
- a CDS encoding diacylglycerol/lipid kinase family protein produces MASVALLSNPRSTGNRSQLPRVREFCAAHPDIFHYEVEDVEQIGEAIRTIAMVSPRVVAINGGDGTVQAALTELYSGGHFGGSPPPVAVLPNGKTNLIALDLGAEGDPIKALQRVLDLVQAGEIDDHVIERQLIALDGGGNSRPVLGMFLGGAYLADVMLYCRNRIYPLGLPNGISHFLAAILGLFAIVFGIGGGRLPPKPEPMTVSLVRQGEFKGKFSLLIVTTLEKLLLSIRTSDSHGSNGHMKLLATDSNVGALLRMLGATWRGTLGQKQLAGVHFQQGDEIRIEGERSNVILDGEIFEARSGAPIILTSTQPVPFLRLAA; encoded by the coding sequence ATGGCCAGTGTCGCGCTCCTCTCGAATCCTCGCTCGACGGGCAACCGCTCGCAATTGCCGCGGGTTCGCGAGTTTTGCGCGGCGCACCCCGACATCTTCCACTATGAGGTGGAGGACGTCGAACAGATCGGCGAGGCGATCCGCACGATCGCCATGGTGTCCCCGCGCGTCGTTGCGATCAACGGCGGCGACGGCACGGTGCAGGCGGCGTTGACCGAGCTTTATTCGGGCGGTCATTTCGGCGGTTCGCCGCCACCGGTCGCGGTGCTGCCCAACGGCAAGACCAATTTGATCGCGCTCGACCTCGGCGCCGAGGGCGACCCGATCAAGGCGCTCCAGCGCGTGCTCGATCTTGTCCAGGCGGGCGAGATCGACGACCATGTGATCGAGCGCCAGCTTATCGCGCTCGACGGCGGCGGCAACAGCCGCCCGGTGCTCGGCATGTTCCTCGGCGGCGCCTATCTCGCCGACGTCATGCTCTATTGCCGCAACCGTATCTATCCGCTCGGCCTGCCCAACGGCATTTCGCATTTCCTCGCGGCGATCCTCGGACTGTTCGCGATCGTCTTCGGCATCGGCGGCGGGCGCCTGCCGCCCAAGCCCGAACCGATGACGGTGTCGCTCGTCCGACAGGGCGAGTTCAAGGGCAAATTCTCGCTGCTCATCGTCACGACGCTCGAAAAACTGCTGCTCAGTATCCGCACCAGCGACAGCCATGGCAGCAACGGCCATATGAAGCTGCTCGCGACCGACAGCAATGTCGGCGCGCTGCTGAGAATGCTCGGTGCGACCTGGCGTGGCACGCTCGGGCAAAAGCAGCTCGCCGGCGTGCATTTTCAGCAAGGCGACGAGATACGGATCGAGGGCGAGCGGTCGAACGTGATCCTCGACGGCGAGATTTTCGAGGCCAGGAGCGGTGCGCCGATCATCCTCACCTCGACGCAGCCGGTTCCCTTCCTGCGTCTCGCCGCCTGA
- a CDS encoding ATP-binding protein: MFERDHDSETDGRRERIRFGLTVGVATILAGVVTALVLLLARANNDYDRSLGWQAQSLEVIAQTRSVDAALARAEAALGRFAVGLQKADGRIYEQQWGRARQYLAQLERNVRDNPAQSRLVAQLTREMDSRGAQLGDAALSANYNQTVAAISKYYAAGQGDGLAKIDKLLTQIITNERALLRERNRIAAADRASLDQAMLLFSLLGAAAAVLAIGATFSLIRVQGERRLARREQAAESERAMQLEAAVEARTAELEQANIALRSEMAEREAAEAQLRQAQKMEAVGQLTGGIAHDFNNMLAVVVGGLELAERWLPGEPEKAQRHLSNALDGANRAADLTRRLLAFARAEPARPEMTAIDESIGRFAPLIERTIGDRIALALDLDAATLACWIDRQQFENALLNLAVNARDAMNGHGSLTIRTRGTHKEGAQTLAVEVIDTGCGMTPDVLERVFDPFYTTKPAGQGTGLGMSQVFAFCRQSGGEVQIASTEGEGTTVAMLLPIASAVPGVADDEAPGEKEAEAIPADALTILVVEDDARVLAATVDAVRELGHRAVACDNPLEAEALVEARLNEGQAGFDLILTDVLMPELTGPELVARLKLRWPGLSVLFVTGYAGDASEVAAFGDHDVLRKPFTLSALDQAIRRCGEARSARQRLAS; the protein is encoded by the coding sequence GTGTTCGAGCGGGATCATGACAGCGAAACCGACGGGCGGCGCGAGCGGATACGCTTTGGGCTGACGGTCGGTGTGGCGACGATCCTCGCGGGGGTCGTGACCGCGCTCGTGCTGCTGCTGGCGCGCGCCAACAACGATTATGACCGCTCGCTCGGCTGGCAGGCGCAGAGCCTCGAGGTGATCGCGCAGACGCGGTCGGTCGATGCCGCGCTCGCGCGCGCCGAAGCCGCGCTGGGGCGCTTTGCCGTCGGCCTGCAAAAGGCGGATGGACGTATCTATGAGCAACAATGGGGCCGCGCGCGTCAATATCTGGCCCAGCTCGAACGCAATGTCCGCGACAATCCCGCGCAGAGCCGACTCGTCGCGCAGTTGACGCGGGAAATGGACAGTCGCGGCGCGCAGCTCGGCGACGCCGCGCTCAGCGCCAACTACAACCAGACCGTCGCCGCCATCTCCAAATATTATGCCGCGGGCCAGGGCGACGGGCTGGCCAAGATCGACAAGCTGCTGACGCAGATCATCACCAACGAGCGCGCGCTGCTGCGCGAGCGCAATCGTATCGCCGCCGCCGACCGCGCGAGCCTCGATCAGGCGATGCTGCTCTTTTCGCTGCTTGGCGCGGCAGCGGCAGTGCTCGCGATCGGCGCGACCTTCTCGCTGATCCGCGTGCAGGGTGAACGACGACTGGCGCGGCGCGAACAGGCGGCGGAAAGCGAGCGCGCGATGCAGCTCGAAGCCGCGGTCGAGGCGCGCACCGCCGAGCTCGAACAGGCGAATATCGCGCTGCGCAGCGAAATGGCCGAACGCGAAGCCGCCGAGGCGCAGCTGCGTCAGGCGCAGAAGATGGAGGCGGTCGGCCAGCTGACCGGCGGCATTGCGCACGACTTCAACAATATGCTCGCAGTCGTCGTCGGCGGACTCGAACTCGCCGAGCGCTGGCTGCCCGGCGAGCCCGAAAAGGCGCAGCGGCACCTCTCCAACGCGCTCGACGGCGCCAATCGCGCCGCCGACCTGACACGGCGGCTGCTCGCTTTTGCCCGCGCCGAACCCGCGCGCCCCGAAATGACCGCGATCGACGAATCGATCGGCCGCTTCGCGCCGCTGATCGAGCGCACGATCGGCGATCGCATCGCGCTGGCGCTCGACCTCGATGCCGCGACGCTGGCGTGCTGGATCGACCGGCAGCAGTTTGAAAATGCACTGCTCAACCTGGCCGTCAATGCGCGCGACGCGATGAACGGCCACGGGTCGCTGACGATCCGCACGCGCGGCACGCACAAGGAGGGCGCACAGACGCTGGCGGTCGAGGTGATCGACACCGGCTGCGGCATGACGCCCGATGTGCTGGAGCGCGTATTCGACCCCTTCTATACGACCAAACCCGCGGGCCAGGGCACGGGGCTCGGCATGAGCCAGGTCTTTGCCTTCTGCCGCCAGTCAGGCGGCGAGGTGCAGATCGCGTCGACCGAAGGCGAAGGCACGACCGTCGCGATGCTGCTGCCCATCGCCAGCGCCGTGCCCGGTGTCGCCGACGACGAGGCGCCGGGCGAGAAAGAGGCCGAAGCGATCCCCGCCGATGCACTGACCATATTGGTGGTCGAGGACGATGCGCGCGTGCTCGCCGCGACGGTCGACGCGGTGCGCGAACTGGGCCACCGCGCCGTTGCGTGCGATAATCCGCTGGAGGCCGAGGCGCTGGTCGAGGCGCGGCTCAACGAGGGGCAGGCCGGGTTCGACCTGATCCTGACCGACGTTCTGATGCCCGAACTCACCGGCCCCGAACTGGTCGCGCGGCTGAAGCTGCGCTGGCCCGGCCTGTCAGTGCTGTTCGTCACCGGCTATGCCGGCGATGCAAGCGAGGTCGCGGCGTTCGGCGACCATGACGTGTTGCGCAAGCCCTTCACCCTGTCGGCGCTCGACCAGGCGATCCGACGCTGCGGCGAGGCACGGTCGGCGCGGCAGCGGCTCGCGAGCTGA
- the spt gene encoding serine palmitoyltransferase, protein MTDLFSKFDPLIQQREALLATGVTDPFSLVMEKVLSPTVAICNGRETILLGTYNYMGMTFDDDVVAAGKDALAKFGSGTTGSRVLNGTYQGHKECEEALKEFYAMDHAMVFSTGYQANLGIISTIAGKGDYVILDIDSHASIYDGCKMGDAEIVAFRHNDVEALEKRLKRLPPEAGKLVVLEGVYSMLGDVAPLKEMVRVSKENGAMVLVDEAHSMGFIGEHGRGVAEAQGVIDDVDFIIGTFSKSVGTVGGFCVSNHPKFEILRLVCRPYVFTASLPPSVVATAATSIRKLMLGSNKRAHLWENSKALHRGLRDLGFTLGTDAPQSAIIAVIMPDLERGAMMWEALLEEGLYVNLARPPATPAGMTLLRCSLCAEHSTEQVGEILSRFERAGKRTGIIG, encoded by the coding sequence ATGACCGACCTTTTCTCCAAATTCGACCCGCTGATCCAGCAGCGCGAGGCGCTGCTCGCCACCGGCGTCACCGATCCGTTCAGCCTGGTGATGGAAAAAGTGCTGTCGCCCACCGTCGCGATCTGCAACGGGCGCGAGACGATCCTGCTCGGCACCTATAATTATATGGGCATGACGTTCGACGACGACGTCGTCGCCGCGGGCAAGGATGCGCTCGCCAAATTCGGCAGCGGCACCACCGGCAGCCGCGTGCTCAACGGCACCTATCAGGGTCACAAGGAGTGCGAGGAGGCGCTGAAAGAGTTTTACGCCATGGATCACGCCATGGTGTTTTCGACTGGATATCAGGCGAACCTCGGCATCATCAGCACCATTGCGGGCAAGGGCGACTATGTCATCCTCGACATCGACAGCCACGCGTCGATCTATGACGGGTGCAAGATGGGCGACGCTGAAATCGTCGCCTTCCGTCACAATGACGTCGAGGCGCTCGAAAAAAGGCTGAAGCGCCTGCCGCCCGAAGCGGGCAAGCTGGTCGTGCTCGAAGGCGTCTATTCGATGCTCGGCGACGTTGCGCCGCTGAAAGAGATGGTCCGCGTCTCCAAGGAAAATGGCGCGATGGTGCTGGTCGACGAAGCGCATTCGATGGGCTTCATCGGCGAGCATGGGCGCGGGGTGGCGGAGGCGCAGGGTGTCATCGACGATGTCGATTTCATCATCGGCACCTTCAGCAAGAGCGTCGGCACCGTCGGCGGCTTTTGCGTGTCGAACCACCCGAAGTTCGAGATTCTGCGGCTCGTCTGCCGCCCCTATGTCTTCACCGCCTCCTTGCCACCGAGCGTCGTCGCGACCGCCGCGACGAGCATCCGCAAGCTGATGCTTGGGAGCAACAAGCGCGCGCATCTGTGGGAGAACAGCAAGGCGCTGCACCGCGGGCTGCGCGATCTGGGCTTCACGCTCGGCACCGACGCGCCGCAGTCGGCGATCATCGCCGTCATCATGCCCGACCTGGAGCGCGGCGCGATGATGTGGGAGGCACTGCTGGAGGAAGGGCTTTACGTCAATCTGGCGCGCCCGCCCGCGACCCCGGCGGGCATGACCCTGCTCCGCTGCTCGCTCTGCGCCGAACATTCGACCGAACAGGTCGGTGAAATCCTGTCGCGCTTCGAACGCGCGGGCAAGCGCACGGGAATCATCGGCTGA
- a CDS encoding acyl carrier protein: MSTALTDQIYGLIAPFNKKGVELTDATTFAGDLEWDSLTVMDFVAEVEDTFDIIISMNQQAEIENVGQLVAAVAKLQG, translated from the coding sequence ATGAGCACCGCCCTTACCGACCAGATTTACGGCCTGATCGCCCCCTTCAACAAAAAGGGCGTCGAACTGACCGACGCGACAACCTTTGCCGGCGACCTCGAATGGGACAGCCTGACGGTAATGGATTTCGTCGCCGAAGTCGAAGACACGTTCGATATCATCATCAGCATGAACCAGCAGGCCGAGATCGAGAATGTCGGCCAGCTGGTCGCGGCCGTGGCGAAGCTGCAAGGCTGA
- a CDS encoding Pycsar system effector family protein: MPDDPKPEPGAAFPPNAVHLVRTTQQITMQLSQMADQKASILMGATFVVFTLAIGQARAGAGALAMPLTILATFSFLSALLAVSAVLPRVGKAPPVVYKDGKDHSNILFFGRFSQMDEDEYIAAVKARLRSEEDIYETMLRDTYQNGMVLARRKYRYLAYAYRLFVVGLTLTFVAFGVEMAGMWGG; encoded by the coding sequence ATGCCAGACGATCCGAAGCCCGAACCGGGCGCGGCCTTTCCGCCCAACGCTGTGCATCTGGTGCGCACGACGCAGCAGATCACGATGCAATTGTCGCAGATGGCCGACCAGAAAGCGTCGATCCTGATGGGCGCGACCTTCGTGGTATTCACGCTGGCGATCGGACAGGCGCGTGCCGGGGCGGGGGCGCTGGCGATGCCGCTCACCATTCTTGCGACCTTTTCCTTCCTCTCGGCGCTGCTCGCCGTGTCGGCGGTGCTGCCGCGCGTCGGAAAGGCGCCGCCCGTCGTCTACAAGGACGGCAAGGACCACAGCAATATCCTCTTCTTCGGCCGCTTTTCGCAGATGGACGAGGATGAATATATCGCCGCGGTCAAGGCGCGGCTGCGCAGCGAGGAAGACATCTACGAAACGATGCTGCGCGACACCTATCAGAATGGCATGGTGCTCGCGCGGCGCAAATATCGCTATCTTGCCTATGCCTACCGCCTGTTCGTGGTCGGACTGACGCTGACCTTCGTGGCGTTCGGGGTGGAGATGGCGGGTATGTGGGGCGGGTGA
- a CDS encoding MATE family efflux transporter, whose amino-acid sequence MLHQPTSPPVHPLQGLRAEFRATLALAWPLVLTNLTMSLIGATDVLMVGRLGPTELAASSLGFNLAMLLGIFGMGLVMGASPLMASEIGRRANSVRDIRRTFRQTLWLVAVVAVPMLVTLWNTGTILDLLGQDRGLAALAQDYVRAYMWSIPLFLATLAFRNFLAALERPMWSLIVGVVGVLGNILFNYALIFGKLGMPALGIVGAGVGSVLTNMLMLLLMVGVVYRDRQFRRYHLLGRWWRSDWPRFVQMTRIGTPIAISHAFEAGVFSAAVMLMGWISTAAVAAHAVALQLASLTFMVPMGLAQAATVRVGIGYGRTDAGHIRRAGWTSFAMGTGFMAAMALIMLAMPETLAGLFIDRTNPANAEVAELAVSFLIIAALFQVADGAQVVAQGMLRGLHDTFVPMLFALFGYWVIGIGVGAWLAFERDWGGVGIWTGLATGLGIVAVLMLTRWMQRERLGLVHVAAPLREVVPAPI is encoded by the coding sequence ATGCTGCACCAGCCGACCTCTCCCCCCGTGCATCCGTTGCAGGGTTTGCGCGCCGAGTTTCGTGCGACGCTGGCGCTTGCCTGGCCGCTCGTCCTCACCAACCTGACGATGTCGCTGATCGGCGCGACCGACGTGCTGATGGTCGGGCGGCTGGGGCCGACCGAGCTGGCGGCCTCGTCGCTCGGCTTCAATCTGGCGATGCTGCTCGGCATTTTCGGTATGGGGCTGGTGATGGGGGCGTCGCCGCTGATGGCCAGCGAGATCGGGCGCCGCGCCAATTCGGTGCGCGACATCCGCCGCACCTTTCGGCAGACCTTGTGGCTCGTCGCCGTCGTCGCGGTGCCGATGCTCGTCACCCTTTGGAACACCGGCACGATCCTCGATCTGCTCGGACAGGACCGGGGGCTCGCCGCGCTCGCGCAGGATTATGTCCGCGCCTATATGTGGTCGATCCCGCTCTTCCTGGCGACGCTGGCGTTCCGCAACTTCCTCGCCGCGCTCGAACGGCCGATGTGGTCGCTGATCGTCGGCGTCGTCGGTGTGCTGGGCAACATCCTGTTCAACTATGCGCTGATCTTCGGCAAGTTGGGGATGCCCGCGCTCGGCATCGTTGGTGCAGGCGTCGGCAGCGTGCTGACCAATATGCTGATGCTGCTGCTGATGGTCGGCGTCGTCTATCGCGACCGGCAGTTCCGCCGCTATCACCTGCTCGGTCGCTGGTGGCGCAGCGACTGGCCGCGCTTTGTCCAGATGACGCGCATCGGCACGCCGATCGCGATCAGCCACGCGTTCGAGGCGGGGGTCTTTTCGGCCGCGGTGATGCTGATGGGCTGGATTTCGACCGCCGCGGTCGCGGCGCATGCGGTGGCGCTGCAACTCGCCTCGCTGACCTTCATGGTCCCGATGGGGCTGGCGCAGGCGGCGACGGTGCGCGTCGGTATCGGCTATGGCCGCACCGATGCCGGTCACATCCGGCGCGCAGGCTGGACCAGCTTTGCCATGGGCACGGGTTTCATGGCGGCGATGGCGCTGATCATGCTTGCGATGCCCGAAACGCTCGCCGGCCTGTTCATCGACCGCACCAACCCCGCCAATGCCGAAGTCGCCGAGCTTGCCGTCAGCTTCCTGATCATCGCCGCGCTGTTCCAGGTCGCCGACGGGGCGCAGGTTGTCGCGCAGGGGATGCTGCGCGGGCTCCACGACACTTTTGTTCCGATGCTGTTCGCGCTGTTCGGTTACTGGGTGATCGGCATCGGCGTCGGCGCCTGGCTGGCGTTCGAGCGCGACTGGGGCGGCGTTGGCATCTGGACCGGCCTCGCGACGGGTCTTGGCATCGTCGCGGTGCTGATGCTGACCCGCTGGATGCAGCGCGAGCGACTGGGACTGGTGCACGTGGCGGCGCCCTTGCGCGAGGTCGTTCCGGCCCCCATCTGA
- the groES gene encoding co-chaperone GroES, which produces MQFRPLHDRVLVRRIEAEEKTAGGIIIPDTAKEKPQEGEVVSVGTGARADDGKVTPLDVKAGDRILFGKWSGTEVKVDGEELLIMKESDILGVIA; this is translated from the coding sequence ATGCAATTTCGTCCGCTGCACGACCGTGTGCTCGTCCGCCGTATCGAAGCCGAGGAAAAGACGGCCGGCGGCATCATCATCCCCGACACCGCCAAGGAAAAGCCGCAGGAAGGTGAAGTTGTCTCGGTCGGCACCGGTGCCCGCGCCGACGACGGCAAGGTGACGCCGCTCGACGTCAAGGCCGGCGACCGCATCCTGTTCGGCAAATGGTCGGGCACCGAAGTCAAGGTCGACGGCGAAGAGCTGCTGATCATGAAGGAATCGGACATCCTCGGCGTCATCGCCTGA